Part of the Thermodesulfobacteriota bacterium genome, GTCGATCCGGTCCACCGGGAGGAAGGAGTCCCCCAGGGTGCGGGGCATCTCGGGGTTGACCTCGGCGATCACGAGCTTGGCGGACTCCACCGCCGCCTTGGTCACGTCCACGCTCACCCCCAGGCTCACGAAACCGTGGCGGTCCGGGGGGCCCACCTGGATGAGGGCCGCGTCCACCCGGGTCCTGCGGCTGCGAAAGAGCTGGGGCAGCTCCGAGAGGTACACGGGGGTGTAGTCGGCCCGCCCCTCGGCCACGGCCCGGCGGGTATTGTCGCCGATGAAGAAGGCGTTGTGGCGGAACACCTTGGCGAGCTTCTCGTCGGTGTAGGGCGCGATGCCCAGGGTGAGGATGTGGAGGATCTCCGAGTCGGCGAGGATGGCCGACTTGTTCGCCAGGCCCTCCACCAGGTACTGGGGCTCCCCGCAGGCCGAGCCCACGAAGATCTTAGCGCCCCGCTGGATGCGGGAGAGGGCGGCCTCCCGCTCGGCAACCCGGGAGGCGTAGCGGGTCTTCCAGTCCAGATCCACCCAGGAGAGGTCCGCGGCCGGTGCCATCCTAGCGCCCCCCTTCCGCCGGATATCCCGCGCCGGCGTCCCCGCTCCCCGCCAGCCCCGGCAGCCGCCCGCCGGCGCGCAGGTCGCAGGCAAGCAGGGTCCCCCCGGCCACGCACACGGGGATCGCGAGGAAGTTGAGCAGGGGGATCAGGAGCAGGAGCGACGCCCCGGTGCCGAAGCCCAGGAACGCCGAGAGGTTGTGCCAGGCGGTCCGGCGCTTGGCGGCAAACCCGAAGCGCCACCGGTCCATGGTGTAGTCCACGTAGGCCCACCCGAGGAAAAAGGCCGTGTACAGGGCCAGGAGGGGGGTCAGGGGCCAGAAGAAGAAGCTTCCCGCCCAGAGCACGAAGGCCCCCGGGCCCCAGAGGGCAGCCCGGCGCAGTCCCGTGACGAAGGAGCGCCCCGCGTCCGCCCAGAAGACGCCCAGCCGAAAGGGCTCGTCCCTGCGCTCCCCGGTGTAGACCCTCTCGACGTGCTCCGAGAGGAGGTCGTTGAAAGGCTCCAGGAGAAGGCTGCCGAGCAGGGTGAAGGTGAAGGCGACGAAGAGGAACAGCACGGCGGCAAAGAGGATCCAGAGGGCGTAGAAAGCCACGCTCCAGTACCAGGCCTCCCCCTGGGGGATCAGGGCGGTGACCCAGGTGCCGAAGCGCGATCCCGCGAACCAGATGAGCCCGGCGTACA contains:
- a CDS encoding EI24 domain-containing protein translates to MPPPSPPIGAAASFRYPYRGLRFLFAHPRLLPYVGVPFAINTILYAGLIWFAGSRFGTWVTALIPQGEAWYWSVAFYALWILFAAVLFLFVAFTFTLLGSLLLEPFNDLLSEHVERVYTGERRDEPFRLGVFWADAGRSFVTGLRRAALWGPGAFVLWAGSFFFWPLTPLLALYTAFFLGWAYVDYTMDRWRFGFAAKRRTAWHNLSAFLGFGTGASLLLLIPLLNFLAIPVCVAGGTLLACDLRAGGRLPGLAGSGDAGAGYPAEGGR